In Stieleria varia, one genomic interval encodes:
- a CDS encoding PSD1 and planctomycete cytochrome C domain-containing protein, with the protein MLHTRTFPNHTLLAFVLACWLTTSQSAPRAIGAEVDFSQQIQPILAKHCAACHGPDTAESGLSFSDREAALVETESGEHAIVPGDIDASMLIARITTQDEFERMPPEGDALSDEEIEILKAWIKEGAVWSDHWSFVPMQQRQPPAVADERWSENPIDAFIYHRLADAKLRPNPQASKRQLIRRAYFDLTGLPPTQAEVQQFLDDASPDAFAKLVDRLLESPHYGERWGRHYLDLVRYAETNSFERDGVKENAWKYRDYVIRSLNDDKPYNQFIREQLAGDELDHVTTETLTATGFYRLGIWDDEPVDAEQARFDGLDDIIMTTGQAFLGLTMNCARCHDHKIDPIPQADYYSMLSFLEDLTPHGRRGDPHGFNQIDVSSPDLNRRYEENEKERQEIERSMTEIEQAGIVKMPAPDQRATEGPKRERNRVLKEKLRDHLSDEQWTQYQDLKKRLQENEKVAKELPPRERVMGLAAYRPIDKPTFVLFRGNPGSPADEVTPSFPSIYGQAAPEIPEPKNAAQPSGRRRILADWIASDDNRLTARVAVNRIWQFHFGRGIVRSSNNFGKLGTPPTHPDLLDYLALRFIDDGWKLKSMHRLIMNSQAYQLSSTSENEHAAAADPDNNLFWRFDPRRLSSEEVRDSMLAVNGSLNRTTYGASFYPSLSAEVLAGQSRPGEGWGNSSEEEQNRRSVYIHVKRSLITPLMSAFDFPDPDSTCEARFMTLQPAQALSLLNSDDVHEQGRRLADVIDAVQCEDAEVVRRTVRRVLAREATEKEIAEGQKLIDRLQNHYKLPRQRAVQLYCVSVMNWNEFLFVD; encoded by the coding sequence ATGCTCCACACTCGAACCTTTCCTAACCACACGTTGCTTGCGTTTGTCTTGGCCTGCTGGCTAACCACCTCGCAGAGTGCTCCCCGCGCCATCGGTGCCGAAGTTGATTTCTCGCAACAGATTCAGCCGATTTTGGCAAAGCACTGTGCCGCATGCCACGGACCCGACACGGCAGAGTCCGGTTTGAGTTTCAGTGATCGAGAGGCGGCGCTGGTAGAAACGGAATCGGGTGAGCATGCCATTGTCCCAGGCGATATTGACGCCAGCATGCTGATCGCTCGCATCACAACGCAGGACGAGTTTGAGCGAATGCCACCCGAAGGCGACGCTTTGAGTGACGAGGAGATCGAGATCCTGAAAGCATGGATCAAAGAAGGGGCCGTGTGGAGCGACCACTGGTCGTTTGTCCCGATGCAGCAGCGGCAGCCGCCTGCGGTAGCGGACGAACGTTGGAGCGAAAACCCCATCGATGCATTCATCTACCATCGCTTGGCGGATGCAAAATTGCGGCCCAATCCGCAGGCATCGAAACGGCAACTGATTCGCCGGGCGTATTTCGACTTGACGGGATTGCCGCCCACTCAAGCGGAAGTTCAACAATTCCTTGACGACGCTTCTCCCGATGCGTTCGCAAAGTTGGTCGACCGGTTGTTGGAATCACCCCACTACGGTGAGCGCTGGGGGCGTCACTACTTGGACTTGGTTCGCTACGCGGAGACCAACTCGTTTGAACGCGACGGCGTGAAGGAAAACGCGTGGAAGTATCGCGACTATGTGATTCGCTCCTTGAACGACGACAAACCGTACAACCAATTCATCCGCGAGCAACTCGCCGGCGATGAGCTGGATCACGTCACGACGGAAACATTGACCGCGACGGGTTTCTACCGTTTGGGAATCTGGGACGATGAACCGGTGGATGCAGAACAAGCTCGCTTCGACGGCTTGGACGACATCATCATGACGACCGGCCAAGCGTTCCTGGGTTTGACCATGAACTGCGCGCGCTGTCACGATCACAAGATCGACCCGATCCCACAGGCCGACTACTACAGCATGCTGTCGTTCCTGGAGGACCTGACACCTCACGGCAGACGCGGTGATCCCCATGGGTTCAATCAAATCGATGTTTCCTCGCCTGACCTGAATCGTCGTTACGAGGAGAACGAAAAGGAACGTCAGGAAATCGAGCGTTCGATGACGGAGATCGAACAGGCGGGAATCGTGAAGATGCCTGCACCCGATCAACGGGCGACCGAAGGTCCTAAGCGAGAACGAAATCGCGTGCTGAAAGAGAAACTGCGAGACCACTTGAGCGATGAACAGTGGACGCAATATCAAGACCTGAAAAAGCGGTTGCAGGAGAACGAAAAAGTCGCCAAGGAACTTCCGCCGCGCGAGCGTGTCATGGGCTTGGCAGCCTATCGACCCATCGACAAGCCGACGTTTGTGCTCTTCCGCGGAAACCCCGGTTCACCCGCCGACGAAGTCACACCGTCGTTTCCGTCGATCTATGGCCAAGCAGCACCGGAGATCCCCGAACCCAAGAACGCTGCTCAACCCAGTGGACGTCGCCGAATCTTGGCCGACTGGATCGCCAGCGATGACAACCGACTGACCGCCCGCGTCGCAGTCAATCGGATCTGGCAGTTCCATTTCGGTCGCGGAATCGTTCGCAGTTCGAACAACTTTGGGAAACTCGGCACACCGCCGACGCATCCCGATCTGCTGGACTATCTCGCACTGCGGTTCATCGACGACGGGTGGAAACTCAAGTCCATGCACCGATTGATCATGAACAGTCAAGCCTATCAGTTGTCGTCGACATCAGAAAACGAACATGCCGCCGCGGCAGATCCAGACAACAATCTGTTTTGGCGATTTGATCCTCGTCGGCTGAGTTCTGAGGAAGTTCGCGATTCGATGCTGGCGGTCAACGGTTCGCTGAACCGAACCACCTACGGGGCAAGTTTCTATCCGTCGCTTTCCGCAGAAGTGTTAGCGGGACAGTCACGCCCCGGCGAGGGTTGGGGCAACTCCAGTGAAGAAGAACAGAATCGGCGGAGTGTCTACATTCATGTCAAACGCTCACTGATCACGCCGTTGATGTCGGCGTTCGATTTCCCCGATCCTGACTCAACTTGCGAAGCCCGCTTTATGACGCTGCAGCCCGCGCAGGCACTTTCGCTGCTCAACAGCGATGATGTACACGAGCAAGGCCGTCGATTGGCCGACGTGATCGATGCGGTGCAGTGCGAAGACGCGGAAGTCGTCCGCAGAACGGTCCGTCGGGTGCTCGCCCGCGAGGCGACCGAGAAAGAAATCGCGGAAGGCCAAAAGCTGATCGATCGCTTGCAGAACCACTACAAACTGCCACGTCAGCGCGCGGTCCAACTCTACTGTGTTTCCGTGATGAACTGGAACGAATTTCTGTTTGTCGATTGA
- a CDS encoding DUF1501 domain-containing protein, translating into MRNPGKRNFCGRTRREFIWQSGAGFGAAALASMMSREGLLSTAGASESGFVNPLAAKPPHFAPKAKSVIFLFMYGGPSHIDTFDYKPKMLGMDGKTVDVKTFGRGGHRNQGRIVEPRWKFAQHGQCGKWVSTLFPNLAGHVDDIAFMHSMTADSPIHGSAMLMMNSGKILSGSPALGSWVNYGLGSVNENLPGFVVMLDSKGGPISGAKNWSSGYMPATYAGTVFRADGSPILNLRAPKDMTPEIQRDLLNSIQSANSRHLAQRESNSDLASRVASYELAYQMQSAAPEAVDLSQEDQRTKDMYGVDQGETNDFGRRCMIARRLVQRGVRFVQLYSGGAHNDDNWDAHGDLEVNHNRHAGRTDKPIAALLTDLKQRGMLDETLVVWGGEFGRQPTAEYANGSGRDHNAYGFTMWMAGGGIKGGVSVGTTDELGSAAVEKPMHVKNLHATILHQMGLDPNALSYFYSGLDQKLVGVEEIEPIHEIIA; encoded by the coding sequence ATGCGTAATCCTGGCAAACGAAATTTCTGCGGACGCACGCGTCGTGAATTCATCTGGCAATCCGGTGCCGGTTTTGGAGCAGCGGCCCTTGCGTCGATGATGTCGCGTGAGGGTCTGCTGTCCACAGCGGGTGCTTCCGAGTCTGGATTCGTCAATCCATTGGCAGCCAAGCCACCACACTTTGCCCCCAAAGCAAAGTCGGTGATCTTTTTGTTCATGTACGGTGGCCCCAGCCACATCGACACGTTCGACTACAAACCCAAGATGCTGGGCATGGACGGAAAGACCGTGGATGTGAAAACCTTTGGCCGCGGTGGTCACCGCAACCAAGGTCGAATCGTTGAACCGCGTTGGAAATTTGCTCAGCACGGCCAGTGCGGCAAGTGGGTCAGCACCCTGTTCCCCAACTTGGCGGGACACGTTGACGACATCGCGTTCATGCATTCGATGACTGCCGATTCACCGATTCACGGTTCGGCGATGCTGATGATGAACAGCGGCAAGATCCTGTCGGGGAGCCCCGCGTTGGGCTCGTGGGTCAACTATGGTCTCGGCTCGGTGAACGAGAACCTGCCTGGGTTCGTGGTGATGCTCGATTCCAAAGGCGGCCCGATCAGTGGTGCCAAGAACTGGAGCAGCGGCTACATGCCGGCCACGTACGCGGGAACGGTGTTCCGCGCCGATGGCTCACCGATCTTGAACTTGCGAGCACCCAAGGACATGACGCCTGAGATTCAGCGTGACCTGCTCAACTCGATTCAGTCCGCCAACTCGCGTCACTTGGCCCAGCGAGAGAGCAACTCCGATCTCGCCTCCCGAGTGGCCAGTTACGAACTGGCGTATCAGATGCAGTCCGCTGCCCCCGAGGCCGTTGACTTGTCACAAGAGGACCAACGAACCAAAGACATGTACGGTGTCGATCAAGGCGAAACGAATGACTTTGGTCGCCGTTGCATGATCGCACGCCGTCTCGTTCAACGTGGCGTACGCTTCGTGCAACTCTACAGTGGCGGTGCCCACAACGATGACAACTGGGACGCTCATGGCGACCTGGAGGTCAACCACAATCGACACGCCGGACGAACCGACAAGCCCATCGCCGCCCTGCTGACAGACCTCAAGCAACGCGGGATGCTGGACGAAACCCTCGTGGTTTGGGGAGGTGAGTTCGGTCGCCAACCGACCGCCGAGTACGCCAACGGCAGTGGACGCGATCACAACGCGTATGGTTTCACCATGTGGATGGCCGGAGGCGGCATCAAAGGTGGCGTCAGCGTCGGCACGACAGATGAATTGGGCAGCGCCGCCGTGGAAAAACCGATGCACGTCAAGAACTTGCACGCAACGATCCTGCATCAAATGGGCTTGGACCCCAATGCCCTGTCGTACTTCTACAGCGGCTTGGATCAAAAGCTCGTCGGCGTCGAAGAAATTGAGCCGATCCACGAAATCATCGCCTGA
- a CDS encoding XylR family transcriptional regulator encodes MVETSMAFGRRVLDGISRYLVENRPWSVQLDLRELVISPPAWLETWTGDGIITRSTTPEMIRIIEKLQVPTVNLTDIYGDQGLPSVLNDHHEIGRVAAQHLIDKGLSRFAFAGFSDHNWSMLRLAGFQNELLSIDPSVLIYQSNWNDARQYGWESEQAEIIAWLKYLPKPIGIFACNDFRGRHLLDACRQADISVPDEVAVLGVDNDHVLCDFCDPPLSSVIPSAERVGFEAAAMLDQLMRDETISNEHVLIAPLGVAERPSTEVLAIDDPDVVASIQLIRSEACNGLNVSDILKAVPIARSSLERRFRKFLGRSPQAEIRRVQIKRASQLLRETDLNVTQISTLAGFKHAEYFSVVFKRECGVTPGRYRDSSH; translated from the coding sequence ATGGTCGAAACCTCCATGGCCTTTGGGCGACGAGTTTTGGACGGAATCAGCCGCTACTTGGTCGAAAACCGACCGTGGTCTGTGCAGCTTGATCTGAGAGAACTCGTGATCTCTCCACCGGCTTGGCTCGAAACCTGGACCGGCGACGGCATCATCACACGTAGCACGACACCTGAGATGATCAGGATCATCGAAAAGCTGCAAGTGCCGACGGTGAACTTGACCGACATCTATGGAGACCAAGGCCTACCGTCGGTCTTGAACGATCATCACGAGATCGGTCGTGTCGCGGCTCAGCACTTGATCGACAAGGGTCTCTCCCGTTTCGCGTTCGCTGGGTTCAGCGACCACAATTGGTCCATGTTGAGATTGGCCGGTTTTCAAAACGAATTGCTGAGCATTGACCCAAGCGTATTGATCTATCAATCCAATTGGAATGATGCGAGGCAGTACGGTTGGGAAAGTGAGCAAGCAGAAATCATCGCTTGGCTAAAGTATCTTCCCAAGCCGATCGGAATCTTTGCCTGTAATGATTTTCGTGGCCGCCATTTGTTGGATGCCTGCCGACAAGCCGACATTTCGGTTCCCGACGAAGTCGCCGTGCTGGGAGTCGACAATGACCACGTGTTGTGCGATTTCTGTGATCCGCCTTTGTCCAGCGTGATTCCATCGGCCGAGCGGGTTGGTTTTGAGGCCGCTGCGATGCTAGATCAGTTGATGCGAGATGAGACGATCAGCAATGAACATGTCTTGATCGCGCCGCTGGGAGTGGCCGAGCGACCGTCCACCGAAGTCCTGGCGATCGATGATCCGGACGTGGTGGCATCGATCCAATTGATTCGCAGTGAAGCCTGCAACGGGCTGAACGTTTCCGATATCCTGAAAGCCGTGCCGATCGCTCGAAGTTCGCTGGAACGGCGTTTTCGAAAATTTCTCGGTCGTTCACCCCAAGCGGAAATTCGACGCGTGCAAATCAAGCGTGCGTCACAGTTGCTGCGCGAAACGGATCTCAATGTGACCCAAATCTCGACGTTGGCCGGGTTCAAACACGCGGAGTATTTCAGCGTGGTGTTCAAGCGAGAGTGTGGTGTGACGCCGGGTAGGTATCGCGATAGCAGTCACTAG
- a CDS encoding ammonium transporter, with the protein MIWLFAVVLGLTAVVCPNTIIAQDADQEVAAETVDSSPQADDAGPAGTDSAATDAPPAQDEPATEEAEPDVLMTDGEISGSPLAAHNGWMLVCCALVLFMTAPGLAMFYGGLVRRKNVLSVMMQCMFLMGLMTVLWSIYGYSLAFGGSGGWIGNTDYLFMNNVQRVFDETLGEPVTPMEGDIPRLTHMLFQGMFFIITPALICGAFAERMKFSAMVLYSILWGTLIYCPLCHWVWDSGPLAYGDSGIMGGALDFAGGTVVHISSGISALIAAILIGPRIGYLSEPMQPHNLTYTALGAAMLWVGWFGFNAGSELMSDGITSSAFATTHFSAAAGALAWAMTEWIVLGKPTVLGASSGAVAGLVCITPAAGFVQPMPALVMGALAGILCYWACSKLKHSLKYDDALDAFGVHGVGGTLGAILTGVFATRACWDVTEKGEKIGLIESGSPSLLIGQIVAVLATFAFAGLGSLILLKLVDAVIGLRVPVEQEQRGLDITDHGEEGYMLS; encoded by the coding sequence ATGATCTGGTTGTTCGCAGTGGTACTGGGGCTAACCGCCGTCGTGTGCCCGAACACCATTATCGCGCAGGACGCAGATCAAGAAGTCGCCGCCGAGACAGTTGATTCGTCACCCCAAGCTGACGATGCCGGGCCTGCTGGAACTGACTCTGCCGCAACAGACGCTCCCCCTGCTCAGGATGAGCCAGCCACAGAAGAAGCAGAACCGGACGTCTTGATGACGGACGGCGAAATCAGCGGTTCGCCTCTTGCTGCTCACAATGGGTGGATGCTCGTTTGCTGTGCGTTGGTGCTGTTCATGACGGCCCCCGGCTTGGCGATGTTCTACGGCGGCTTGGTGCGTCGCAAGAACGTGTTGAGCGTGATGATGCAGTGCATGTTCCTGATGGGACTGATGACGGTCCTCTGGTCCATCTACGGCTACTCGCTCGCGTTCGGTGGCAGCGGCGGTTGGATCGGCAACACGGACTACTTGTTCATGAACAACGTTCAGCGAGTGTTTGACGAGACGCTTGGTGAGCCGGTCACTCCGATGGAAGGCGACATTCCACGTCTGACACACATGCTGTTCCAAGGCATGTTCTTTATCATTACCCCCGCTCTGATCTGCGGAGCGTTTGCCGAGCGGATGAAATTCAGCGCCATGGTTCTGTATTCCATCCTGTGGGGCACTCTGATTTACTGCCCGCTGTGTCACTGGGTTTGGGACAGCGGACCGTTGGCCTATGGCGATAGCGGAATCATGGGAGGCGCGTTGGACTTTGCCGGCGGCACGGTGGTTCACATCAGTAGCGGTATCTCTGCATTGATCGCCGCCATCTTGATCGGGCCACGAATCGGCTACCTCAGCGAGCCGATGCAGCCGCACAACTTGACCTACACCGCCCTGGGCGCCGCCATGCTGTGGGTGGGATGGTTCGGTTTCAATGCGGGTAGCGAACTGATGTCCGATGGCATTACCTCCAGCGCCTTTGCGACCACGCACTTCTCTGCCGCCGCGGGAGCATTGGCTTGGGCGATGACCGAGTGGATCGTGCTGGGCAAGCCCACGGTTCTGGGGGCCAGCAGTGGTGCGGTCGCCGGACTGGTGTGCATCACACCGGCTGCCGGATTCGTGCAACCGATGCCCGCATTGGTCATGGGCGCGTTGGCTGGCATTCTTTGCTATTGGGCTTGCAGCAAGCTCAAGCACTCTCTGAAGTACGACGACGCACTCGACGCGTTCGGAGTCCACGGTGTGGGCGGAACCCTGGGCGCAATCCTGACAGGCGTCTTCGCAACCCGGGCTTGTTGGGATGTTACGGAGAAAGGCGAAAAGATCGGTTTGATCGAGTCGGGGAGCCCGAGCTTGTTGATCGGGCAAATCGTTGCGGTTCTGGCGACCTTTGCCTTCGCCGGCCTGGGCAGTTTGATTCTGTTGAAACTCGTCGACGCCGTCATCGGATTGCGAGTCCCCGTCGAGCAAGAGCAGCGTGGTCTGGACATCACCGACCACGGTGAAGAAGGCTACATGCTCAGCTAG
- a CDS encoding ABC transporter ATP-binding protein: MIQCHGLQKLYESHLAVNNVSFSLQPGQIGGLVGPNGAGKTTTLRCLAGLIPATAGDLTVAGCRVQTDLIELKRRLAYVPDDPPLFDDLSVGQHMEFIGRIYGVENHQRKSVDLLERFELADKTHAGATTLSRGMRQKLAICCAYLFDPQVLLLDEPMTGLDPPGIRCLLESIVERAKTGATVILSSHLLAMIEDVCTHLIVMQRGMLQYFGDVEQLRHRYPEARNLEQAYFAATRSDDTQTASQNQPLSPVPATI; the protein is encoded by the coding sequence ATGATCCAGTGTCATGGACTGCAGAAGCTCTATGAGAGTCACCTCGCCGTCAACAATGTTTCGTTTTCGCTCCAACCCGGTCAAATCGGTGGCCTAGTGGGGCCAAATGGAGCGGGCAAAACGACCACGCTTCGGTGCTTGGCAGGTCTGATTCCGGCAACGGCCGGAGACCTCACCGTCGCGGGTTGCCGCGTGCAAACCGATTTGATCGAGTTGAAACGAAGGCTCGCTTATGTGCCTGACGATCCGCCATTGTTCGATGACTTGTCGGTCGGTCAACACATGGAGTTCATCGGCAGGATCTACGGCGTGGAGAACCACCAACGCAAGTCTGTCGATTTGCTGGAGCGTTTCGAGCTGGCGGACAAGACTCATGCCGGGGCAACGACGCTCTCTCGCGGAATGCGTCAGAAACTCGCCATTTGCTGCGCGTACTTGTTTGACCCCCAAGTCTTGCTGCTGGATGAACCGATGACCGGCTTGGACCCACCGGGCATCCGCTGCCTGTTGGAATCGATTGTCGAGCGGGCGAAAACGGGGGCAACGGTGATTCTTTCCAGTCACCTGTTAGCGATGATCGAAGACGTCTGCACGCACTTGATCGTGATGCAACGTGGCATGCTGCAGTACTTCGGCGATGTCGAACAGCTTCGTCATCGATACCCGGAAGCGAGAAATCTGGAACAAGCCTATTTTGCAGCCACGCGGAGCGATGATACGCAAACGGCATCTCAAAACCAACCGCTCAGTCCTGTGCCGGCGACCATCTGA
- a CDS encoding TadE/TadG family type IV pilus assembly protein, giving the protein MHRIPMTPTQRSRRNRSGTTMVEFAIVAPLLFLFFFAAFEFCRVAMIRHTVDNAVYEGCRVAIIPGGSAADARQKSQQILATLGLSRADITVTPATITRDTADITVRISVSLDDNSFVPNQFVAGKSIVRELTMQREGV; this is encoded by the coding sequence ATGCACCGAATCCCCATGACACCGACACAGCGATCTCGAAGAAATCGATCAGGAACCACGATGGTGGAATTCGCGATCGTCGCGCCACTGCTGTTCTTGTTCTTTTTTGCCGCATTCGAATTCTGCCGCGTCGCCATGATCCGACACACCGTGGACAATGCCGTCTACGAAGGCTGTCGTGTCGCGATCATCCCTGGTGGTTCCGCCGCAGACGCGCGGCAAAAATCGCAACAGATCCTCGCCACGCTGGGACTGAGTCGAGCCGACATCACCGTCACGCCGGCAACGATCACGCGGGACACGGCAGACATCACGGTGCGGATATCGGTGTCGCTGGATGACAACTCATTCGTGCCCAATCAGTTCGTTGCTGGAAAATCGATCGTTCGCGAATTGACCATGCAACGCGAAGGCGTTTGA
- a CDS encoding vWA domain-containing protein, whose protein sequence is MFQSTDTVPAKQCRLRKNQHARSRRGAMLIVILVLLVGFLATVAFSVDVAQMHLARTELRSATDAAAKAAAIELSRTFDVNEAIRLGTEIAAENTVNGDPLLLAGGDFSFGRSEADRNGRFVFSAGVTPNNTVRVNGRRTAGSPSGPIPLLFGNVMGFSEFEPEAIAAATYIERDVVLVIDRSGSMAGRKYLDLIGALQIFADALNQTPVEERVGLASYSNRGSQDVQLTTDLSQIANALLRLIPAGTTSISRGMSEGKAIMDRSRNADFVERTMIVMTDGLHNTGPEPRGVATQLANDRVTIHTITFGADADQRRMREIAQIGGGKHFHALSAAELRAAYREIALTLSTVITE, encoded by the coding sequence ATGTTTCAGTCAACCGATACGGTTCCTGCAAAGCAGTGTCGCCTGCGGAAAAATCAACACGCCCGTTCACGACGTGGTGCGATGTTGATTGTGATCCTCGTCCTGCTGGTCGGATTTCTGGCAACCGTCGCATTCTCCGTCGACGTGGCGCAAATGCATTTGGCACGCACCGAACTACGCTCGGCGACCGATGCAGCCGCCAAAGCAGCGGCGATTGAGTTGTCACGAACCTTCGATGTCAACGAAGCGATTCGTCTGGGCACCGAAATCGCTGCCGAAAACACGGTCAACGGCGACCCATTGCTGCTCGCCGGTGGCGACTTTTCATTTGGACGTAGCGAAGCGGATCGCAACGGCCGGTTTGTTTTTTCCGCTGGCGTTACTCCGAACAACACCGTGCGAGTCAACGGACGGCGAACTGCGGGCTCCCCATCAGGCCCGATTCCGTTGTTGTTTGGCAACGTGATGGGGTTCAGCGAGTTCGAACCGGAAGCCATCGCTGCGGCAACTTACATCGAACGCGACGTCGTATTGGTGATCGACCGCAGCGGCTCGATGGCCGGACGAAAATACCTGGACCTGATCGGGGCCCTGCAGATCTTTGCCGATGCATTGAATCAAACGCCGGTCGAAGAACGCGTCGGTTTGGCTTCGTACAGCAATCGAGGCAGTCAAGATGTTCAACTGACCACGGACCTATCCCAGATCGCCAACGCACTGTTGCGTCTGATACCGGCAGGCACGACGAGCATCTCGCGAGGGATGAGCGAGGGCAAAGCGATCATGGATCGAAGCCGAAATGCCGACTTCGTCGAACGAACGATGATTGTCATGACCGACGGACTGCACAACACCGGCCCTGAACCGCGGGGAGTTGCCACGCAATTGGCCAATGACCGGGTCACGATTCACACCATCACCTTCGGTGCCGATGCAGACCAAAGACGCATGCGGGAGATCGCACAAATCGGCGGCGGAAAGCATTTCCATGCGTTGTCCGCGGCAGAACTTCGGGCCGCCTACCGAGAAATCGCCCTGACTCTCAGTACGGTCATCACCGAGTAA
- a CDS encoding TadE/TadG family type IV pilus assembly protein: MSRRDKSSHPFSRRTSRRRGSHRRGVAAVEFAVCLPVIVLLVFGSIEASSFIFLKQSLSVAAYEGVREAVREKATDATALERAENVLTSRDVDGFQVTFPNGNIASAQRGDRIVCQVTAPTQPNSPLAGQFVTNRVLTARVVMVKE, from the coding sequence ATGAGCCGACGCGATAAGTCATCACATCCGTTCAGCCGACGTACGTCGCGGCGGCGTGGGAGCCACCGAAGAGGCGTTGCCGCGGTCGAGTTCGCCGTTTGCCTGCCCGTCATTGTTTTGTTGGTCTTTGGGTCGATCGAAGCATCCAGTTTCATCTTCCTGAAGCAATCACTCAGCGTCGCTGCCTACGAAGGCGTCCGCGAAGCCGTTCGCGAGAAAGCAACCGACGCGACGGCATTGGAACGTGCCGAAAACGTCTTGACGTCTCGCGATGTGGATGGGTTTCAGGTCACGTTTCCCAATGGAAACATTGCCTCTGCTCAGCGCGGTGATCGAATCGTCTGTCAAGTCACCGCCCCCACACAGCCCAACAGTCCGTTGGCCGGCCAATTCGTAACGAATCGAGTTTTGACCGCCCGAGTCGTGATGGTCAAAGAATGA
- a CDS encoding MFS transporter translates to MTSPDPASPSPDPSSPSPDPASPWAPLRNPVYRLFWIASLVSNIGTWMHEIGAGWLMAELNDSPQMVSAVRTAMATPIVLLAIPAGVLADRINRRHLLLLTQSLMLCSTALLAVLTFSGVIREWSLLTLTFMTGLGMTLHVPTWQASIPELVPRKQLSRAIALGSISFNLARAVGPAIAGSLIALLGVWVAFSINAASFAGVIAVLLIWKRNRSESTRGLSFGRSLYQGLRYVYRKRAIRHALISVLLFVVPASALWSLLPLVAKTQLEWGPTGFGVLVGMIGVGAVLAARVLPRIQSRFGNDRTALAAMLGFALGLFSLASTNHPVVVAFATVIMGGSWMTVLTTLNTTVQVHLPGRMRARGMSCYLTAIAISMSLGSMTWGTIAEHLDVTGAQKIAAATIVVTAAIRTRFRLGAWH, encoded by the coding sequence ATAACGTCGCCAGACCCGGCGTCACCGTCGCCAGACCCATCGTCACCGTCGCCAGACCCGGCGTCACCTTGGGCTCCCTTGCGAAACCCGGTCTACCGATTGTTCTGGATCGCGTCACTGGTGTCGAACATCGGCACTTGGATGCATGAGATCGGGGCGGGTTGGTTGATGGCTGAGCTCAACGATTCTCCTCAAATGGTCTCTGCAGTCCGCACGGCGATGGCCACGCCGATCGTTTTGCTGGCGATTCCCGCAGGCGTTCTGGCAGATCGAATCAACCGTCGGCATCTGTTGCTGTTGACGCAATCGTTGATGCTCTGCTCAACCGCACTGTTGGCCGTGCTCACTTTCAGCGGTGTGATACGCGAGTGGTCGCTGCTGACCCTGACGTTCATGACCGGGCTGGGGATGACGCTGCACGTTCCAACCTGGCAGGCTTCCATCCCGGAATTGGTGCCACGCAAACAGCTCTCGCGAGCGATTGCATTGGGGAGTATCAGTTTCAACTTGGCCCGTGCCGTGGGTCCAGCGATCGCCGGATCCCTGATCGCATTGCTGGGTGTGTGGGTTGCGTTCTCGATCAATGCGGCTTCCTTTGCGGGTGTCATCGCCGTGTTGTTGATTTGGAAACGCAATCGATCGGAGTCGACACGGGGGCTTTCATTCGGCCGATCACTTTATCAAGGCCTGCGTTACGTGTATCGCAAGCGAGCGATCCGGCACGCTTTGATCAGTGTGCTGTTGTTCGTCGTTCCCGCCAGCGCGTTGTGGTCGCTGTTGCCGCTCGTTGCCAAGACGCAGTTGGAATGGGGGCCGACCGGCTTCGGGGTGCTGGTCGGAATGATCGGGGTCGGCGCGGTGCTCGCTGCTCGTGTGTTGCCGAGGATTCAATCGCGATTCGGAAATGATCGCACCGCGTTGGCGGCGATGCTGGGTTTCGCATTGGGATTATTTTCTCTCGCATCGACAAATCATCCCGTCGTCGTCGCCTTCGCGACCGTGATCATGGGTGGCAGTTGGATGACGGTCCTGACCACGCTCAACACCACCGTGCAGGTGCACCTGCCGGGCCGAATGCGGGCGCGTGGAATGAGTTGTTATCTGACAGCGATTGCGATCTCGATGTCGCTGGGCTCGATGACTTGGGGGACGATTGCGGAACATCTGGACGTGACGGGCGCACAAAAAATCGCGGCCGCAACGATTGTTGTTACGGCCGCGATTCGTACGAGGTTTCGACTCGGTGCCTGGCACTAG